The Faecalibacterium sp. I3-3-89 sequence CGGCCAGCCTTGCGTCGCCAGGGCCGGCGGCACTGTTCGGCCTGCCTCCGGCGGGCCGGGCGCTGCTCTACGCCTCCCTCCAGAAGGACACAGGCCGCGTCCTCTGCATCGTCACCCCCGGCGAGGCCGAGGCCACCCATTTCGCCGACGACCTCAAGACGCTGGGCCTTTCGGCGGCGGTATTCCCGCCCCGGGACTTCATGCTCCGCCCCGTGGAGGGCGCGGGCCGCGAGTACGAGTACCGGCGGCTGTCGGTGCTGGGCGCACTGGCGGGCGGACGGCTGCAGGCCGTCTGCGTCCCCGCCGAAGCCCTGCTCCAATACACGGTGCCGCAGGATGAGTTCCTGAAAAACACCCTCACCCTCAAGCCCGGCATGGTCTACAACCGGGAAGCGCTGGTGGAGCGGCTCTTCGCCGCCGGGTATGTGCGGCGCAGTCAGGTGGACGGCCCGGGCCAGTTCAGCGTCCGGGGCGACATCGTGGACATCTACGCCCCGGATATGCACCAGCCCGCCCGTGTGGAATACTGGGACGATGAGATCGACTCTCTGGCCTCCTTCGACCTGCTGACCCAGCGGCGGGACGGCGCACTCGAGAAAATTTATCTTTCCCCTGCCCGTGAGGTGCTGTTCGGCAGCACGGCCGACACGGCGGACGCCCTCCGCGCCGCCCAGAAAAAAGCCCGGGGCAAGCACCGCACCGCCCTTGAAAAGGCGATGGAGGCCGACCTTGCCCAGCTGGACAGCGGCGTCATGCCCGAGGCCATGGACAAATACTACGGCCTGCGGTATGAGACGCCCGCCACCCTTCTTGACCATCTCCGCAGCCCCATCTTCATCCTCGACGAGGTGGGCGGCATCCGGGACGCCCAGAAGGCCACCGAGTTCCGCCGCAGCGAGGAGCTGACCGGCCTGCTGGAAGAGGGTGTCCTCTGCCCCGGCCTCGATGTGCTCTACCAGACCATGGACGACCTCGCCATCGCAGCCCAGAAGCAAAGCACCCTGCTCTGCGAGAACTTCCTGCGGGGCATGAATGAGTTCAAACTCAAAGACCTCATCAACGCCGAGGCCTTTGCTGCCCCCAACTGGGGCGGCGACCTTGCCTCCCTGCGGGAGGATCTCGACCCGCTGGTGGCACAGGGGTACGCGGTCGTCCTCTTTGCCGGTACGCCCAAGGGCGCGGCGGCCCTCACCCGGGATCTCGCGGACAAGGGCTACGCCGTCAGCATGAGCCGGGACGTCCGGCCCACAAAGGGGCTGGTGCAGGTCCTGCCCGGCCACCTCACGGCAGGCTGCACCTTCCCCTTTGCCCATGCCGCCGTCCTCTCGTCCCGGCGCCACGGTCTGGGCGACGAGGCCGCCGAGGCCAAAAAGCGCAAGAAAAATAAAAACGCCCTCTCCAGCCTGTCGGACATCAAGCCCGGCGACTATGTGGTGCACCAGAGCCACGGCATCGGTATGTATGCGGGCATCCAGCGCCTTGAGGTACAGGGCGCGATAAAGGATTACCTCAAGATCCAGTATTCCGGCTCGGACGTGCTCTATGTGCCCGTCACCCAGCTGGACCTGCTGAGCCGCTATACCGCCCCCGGCGACGAGGAGAAGGTGAAGCTGGCCAAGCTGGGCGGCACCGAGTGGCAGCGCACCCGCGCCAAGGTGAAAAAGGCCACCGAGGAGATGGCGCAGGAGCTGATCGAGCTTTACGCCCGCCGACGGCAGGCCACGGGCTACGCCTTTCCCGCCGACGGCGACTGGCAGAGCGACTTTGAATCCCGCTTTGAGTACGACGAGACGGACGACCAGCTCAACGCCACCGCTGAGATCAAAAAGGACATGGAAAAAGGCTGGCCCATGGACCGCCTGCTCTGCGGCGACGTCGGCGTCGGCAAGACCGAAGTCGCCCTCCGGGCGGCCTTCAAGTGCGTCATGGGCGGCAAGCAGTGCGCCATCCTCGCCCCCACCACCCTGCTGGCGTGGCAGCACTACAACACCATCATCTCCCGCATGGAGGCTTTCCCGGTGAAGGTCGGGATGCTCTCCCGCTTCCGCACCGCAAAGCAGCAGAAGGAGACGCTGCGGGGCTTACAGTCCGGCAGCGTGGACATCGTCGTCGGCACCCACCGTCTCCTCTCCAAGGACGTCCGCTTCCACGACCTCGGCCTTGTCATCATCGACGAGGAGCAGCGCTTCGGCGTCAAGCATAAGGAGAAGCTGAAGGAGAACTTCATCGGCGTGGATATGCTGACCCTCTCGGCCACCCCCATCCCCCGCACCCTGAACATGGCCATGAGCGGCATCCGCGACCTTTCCACCATCGAGCAGCCCCCCATCGAGCGCCAGCCTGTGGAGACGTTCGTGCTGGAATATAACGACGTCATCCTCGCCGAGGCCATGAAGAAGGAGCTGGCCCGGGGCGGTC is a genomic window containing:
- the mfd gene encoding transcription-repair coupling factor; protein product: MYEALLKSTPEYQKVAASLASPGPAALFGLPPAGRALLYASLQKDTGRVLCIVTPGEAEATHFADDLKTLGLSAAVFPPRDFMLRPVEGAGREYEYRRLSVLGALAGGRLQAVCVPAEALLQYTVPQDEFLKNTLTLKPGMVYNREALVERLFAAGYVRRSQVDGPGQFSVRGDIVDIYAPDMHQPARVEYWDDEIDSLASFDLLTQRRDGALEKIYLSPAREVLFGSTADTADALRAAQKKARGKHRTALEKAMEADLAQLDSGVMPEAMDKYYGLRYETPATLLDHLRSPIFILDEVGGIRDAQKATEFRRSEELTGLLEEGVLCPGLDVLYQTMDDLAIAAQKQSTLLCENFLRGMNEFKLKDLINAEAFAAPNWGGDLASLREDLDPLVAQGYAVVLFAGTPKGAAALTRDLADKGYAVSMSRDVRPTKGLVQVLPGHLTAGCTFPFAHAAVLSSRRHGLGDEAAEAKKRKKNKNALSSLSDIKPGDYVVHQSHGIGMYAGIQRLEVQGAIKDYLKIQYSGSDVLYVPVTQLDLLSRYTAPGDEEKVKLAKLGGTEWQRTRAKVKKATEEMAQELIELYARRRQATGYAFPADGDWQSDFESRFEYDETDDQLNATAEIKKDMEKGWPMDRLLCGDVGVGKTEVALRAAFKCVMGGKQCAILAPTTLLAWQHYNTIISRMEAFPVKVGMLSRFRTAKQQKETLRGLQSGSVDIVVGTHRLLSKDVRFHDLGLVIIDEEQRFGVKHKEKLKENFIGVDMLTLSATPIPRTLNMAMSGIRDLSTIEQPPIERQPVETFVLEYNDVILAEAMKKELARGGQVYYLHNRVDNIESTAAHVSQMVPGARVGIAHGKMTEEELNPVWQHLLNGEIDILVCTTLIETGIDVRNCNTLIIEDADRMGLAQLYQIRGRVGRSGRKAYAYFTFRRDKTLTDIAQKRLSAIREFTAFGSGFRIAMRDLQIRGAGSLLGHSQHGHMEAVGYDLYVKMLGQAIARAKGEPIQRDKSECLVDLRVDAFIPEKYIADGPGRIEAYKRIAAIQTPEDAADVLDELIDRYGDPPPSVSDLVSVSLVRVQAAAVGVYEVTQKKDTLLLQVETLDVAMIRGLLIAFNGRVTAGAGTKPYLSVVLQPDEKPLELLQSILRAMADILAAPQEDASGKK